TGTAATTGCCAGCTGAAGATGGTATGCTATGAGCAGATCGTAAAAGGGGATATAGCCCCACTATCCGAACATAATCGATTTATTATAGCAAGTCAAGCCCCTGCTTGTCAAGGGCTTTTTGTTTTTTCCGGGGACAGACCCCGGTTTTTTTGCGTTTTGGGAGGGGAAAAAGCCGGAGAGGCACCCTGCCTGGGGCAAAAAAGCAGCGCACCGAAAAGTCCTTTCGGTGCGCCGGGGATTCTCTCACGCACAGGTCGCGAGAGAAAATGATTTTATTTCTTTGCCGTCCGCGGGCGGCAAACACTGCGAGGCTTTTTTGAAACGCTGAGGAGACCGGGGAAAAACCGTAGTTACTTGTGATAGAGCTTTTTTACCTCATATTTCGGCTCGCAGCTTACCTGGATGCCCAGGCGTTTATAGAGCTTGGCATCCTCCTCGGAGAGAATGACGGAGAAGTGGGCATCGCTGCCCCGCAGATCATCCAGCTTTTTCAGCACCCGCTCCGCCAGGGGGTTGGTGACGGCGGAGATGGACAGGGCGATGAGCACCTCGTCGGAGTGCAGGCGGGGATTGTGGTGGCCCAGGTGACGGAGCTTCATGTCGCTGATGGGGGCGATGATGGAGGCCGGGAGCAGGTCCAGGTCCTTGTCAATGCCCGCCAGGAGCTTCACGGCGTTAAGAAGCATGGCCGCAGAGGGGCCCAGAAGGGAGCTGGTCTTGCCGGTGACGACACGGCCATCGGGCAGCACCATGGCGCCGGCGGGGGCGCCGGTGGCCTGGGCCTTATCCAAAGAGGCCCGGACCGCCGGGCAGATGTCCGGGGTGACGCCGGCCTGCTGCATAACGATCTCCAGCTTGCGCACCACGCACTCGTCGCACTTGCCTCTGACCCGGTCCACCAGGCCCGCATAGTAGCGGCGAAGGATCTCCATGCGGCTGGCCTCCTGGCAGGCGGCATCGTCCACAATGGCAAAGCCCGCCATATTCACGCCCATGTCCGTGGGGGATTTATAGGGGGAGTTGCCCTGGATCTTCTCAAACATAGCGTTGAGCACCGGGAAAATCTCCACATCCCGGTTATAGTTCACGGTGGTCTTGCCGTAGGCCTCCAGGTGGAAGGGGTCGATCATGTTTACATCGTTGAGGTCGGCGGTGGCCGCCTCGTAGGCCAGGTTCACCGGATGCTTCAGGGGCAGGTTCCAGATGGGGAAGGTCTCGTACTTGGCGTAGCCCGCCCGGACGCCCCGCTTATTTTCGTGGTAGAGCTGGCTCAGGCAGGTGGCCATTTTGCCGCTGCCGGGGCCGGGAGCCGTGACCACCACAATGGAGCGGGTGGTCTCGATATAGTCGTTTTTCCCCAGGCCCTCATCGGAGACAATGTGGGCCACATCCGAGGGGTAGCCGGCGATGGGGTAGTGCTTGTAGCTCTTCACGCCCAGGTCAGTGAGGCGCTTGATGAAGGCGTCGGCGGCGGGCTGCCCGGCATACTGGGTGATGACCACGGAGCCCACATAAAAGCCCAGACCCCGGAACACATCCGTCAGGCGCAGCACATCGTCATCGTAGCTGATGCCCAAATCGCCGCGCATCTTGCTCTTTTCAATGTCTCCGGCGCAGATGGCGATGACGATCTCCACCTCGTCCTTCAGAGTGGCCAGCATACGAATCTTGCTGTCGGGCCGGAAGCCGGGCAGCACCCGGGAGGCATGGTAGTCGTCAAAGAGCTTGCCGCCGAACTCCAGATACAGCTTGTCGCCGAACTGGCTGCGGCGCTCCTTGATATGCGCGGCCTGCAGGGCCAAGTATTTGTCGTTGTCAAATCCGATCTTCATATGCAGCACCTCTTCTAAGCGTCTCATTTTCAAAATAACATGGCAATTATACATCGCAAAGCCGCCGGGGAAAAGGCCTTTTCCCCATTTTCGGGGGCCAAACTTTAAGGGTAAAATTTGTGGAAAATTTGGAGGCGGGACGGCTTGTTTTTCGCAGTCATTTAGGATATACTTAAAAATACCCCTTTTTTTCACCCGGGGCGGCAAGCCCGGCAGGGCGTTTATAAAATGGCTATTTTTCGGGAGGCTTCTATGCGCTTTCACATTATGCAGAAAAAGATCAACCAATCTACGGAGGAGTACCGGGCTTTTTTCGAGACCGACAGCATCGACGAGGCCAAGGACTTCGCCATGCGTCTG
This is a stretch of genomic DNA from Vescimonas fastidiosa. It encodes these proteins:
- a CDS encoding DUF1846 domain-containing protein; this translates as MKIGFDNDKYLALQAAHIKERRSQFGDKLYLEFGGKLFDDYHASRVLPGFRPDSKIRMLATLKDEVEIVIAICAGDIEKSKMRGDLGISYDDDVLRLTDVFRGLGFYVGSVVITQYAGQPAADAFIKRLTDLGVKSYKHYPIAGYPSDVAHIVSDEGLGKNDYIETTRSIVVVTAPGPGSGKMATCLSQLYHENKRGVRAGYAKYETFPIWNLPLKHPVNLAYEAATADLNDVNMIDPFHLEAYGKTTVNYNRDVEIFPVLNAMFEKIQGNSPYKSPTDMGVNMAGFAIVDDAACQEASRMEILRRYYAGLVDRVRGKCDECVVRKLEIVMQQAGVTPDICPAVRASLDKAQATGAPAGAMVLPDGRVVTGKTSSLLGPSAAMLLNAVKLLAGIDKDLDLLPASIIAPISDMKLRHLGHHNPRLHSDEVLIALSISAVTNPLAERVLKKLDDLRGSDAHFSVILSEEDAKLYKRLGIQVSCEPKYEVKKLYHK